In one window of Geotrypetes seraphini chromosome 3, aGeoSer1.1, whole genome shotgun sequence DNA:
- the GJB7 gene encoding gap junction beta-7 protein, with amino-acid sequence MSWSFLRDILSGVNKYSTGIGRIWLSVVFVFRLLVYVVAAEHVWKDEQKEFECNARQPGCENVCFDHFFPISQVRLWALQLIMVSTPSLLVVLHVAYRENREKRYKAKLYKNTGSMDGGLWCTYIISLIFKSAFEIGFLVLFYKLYDGFNVPRLVKCDMDPCPNTVDCYISKPTEKKIFLYFVVVTSLLCIVLNVTELVYLIFKYFTRCCLKRYTQRVNNNHCECQKLQYVDHADTAFAAPVQMVTSDISSNTSEKPERMLPAE; translated from the coding sequence ATGAGCTGGTCATTCCTACGTGACATTTTAAGCGGCGTCAACAAGTATTCAACCGGCATTGGCAGGATCTGGCTGTCTGTTGTGTTTGTCTTCCGCCTGCTGGTCTACGTAGTGGCAGCAGAACACGTATGGAAAGATGAACAGAAGGAGTTCGAGTGCAACGCTAGGCAGCCTGGCTGTGAGAACGTTTGCTTTGACCACTTCTTCCCCATCTCCCAGGTCAGACTCTGGGCCCTGCAGCTGATCATGGTGTCTACTCCTTCCCTCCTCGTAGTTCTGCACGTTGCATACCGGGAGAACAGGGAAAAACGATACAAAGCAAAGCTTTACAAGAACACAGGCAGCATGGATGGTGGGTTGTGGTGCACTTATATCATCAGCCTCATTTTCAAATCTGCTTTTGAAATTGGTTTCCTCGTTTTATTCTACAAACTATACGATGGATTCAACGTTCCGCGCCTTGTGAAATGCGACATGGACCCGTGCCCTAACACAGTAGATTGTTATATATCTAAGCCCACAGAGAAAAAGATTTTCCTTTACTTTGTGGTTGTGACATCTTTACTGTGCATTGTGTTGAACGTGACTGAACTAGTCTATCTCATCTTCAAATACTTCACCAGATGTTGCCTCAAGAGGTATACTCAGCGAGTTAATAATAATCATTGTGAATGTCAGAAGCTACAGTACGTTGATCATGCTGACACAGCCTTCGCTGCTCCAGTACAAATGGTGACTTCTGACATCAGCTCTAATACTTCAGAAAAACCAGAAAGGATGTTACCTGCTGAATGA